Below is a window of Fibrobacterota bacterium DNA.
GGTGGAAGGATGATTGAGGCGGGCCACCTTATCGCTTGGAGGAATGTTGTCCCTTGGGCGGATCCGGTACACGTGGAACAAGACCTGGTATTGTCCCGCGCCTTGGTGGAATTGTTCCACCAAGCACCCATCGCTGATTCCTGCACGTTGCGCGGCGGAACCGCGCTCAACAAGCTCATTTTCAAACCCGCAGCCCGATATTCGGAAGACATCGATCTGGTTCAGGAAACCGCTGGTCCAATCGGCCCGATTCTCGACGCCGCTCGGGATGCGATCAGCCCTTGGCTGGGCAAGCCGAAAGTGGAAAGGCTCAAGCGGGGTACGACGGTCGTCTGGAAATTCGAGACGACCACACAACCGGTCAAGATGAGCCGGCTCAAGCTGGAAATCAATACCCGCGAACATGGATGGGTGGGAACCTCGAAGAAAATGTCCTTCAAGGTGGAGAATACCTGGTACACCGGCGAGGCGGACGTTCCGACGCTTGATCTGGAAGTGCTTCTGGCCACCAAGCTGCGAGCGCTTTATCAACGGCGCAAGGGTCGGGACCTATTCGATCTCCATGTTTCGGTAAACCGGTTTCCCGCCCTTGATCTGCGGCGCGTGCTGTCAGGTTTCCGCACCGTGATGGAGAAGGAAGGGCACCCGGTCAGTTGGAGGGAATTCGAGATCAACCTTAATGACAAGGTTGAATATCCAGGTTTCAAGGAGGACATTCAACCCTTACTGGCCGAGGGCGCCTTCGATCCCGCTCCTGCCTGGGCGGACCTCGCCCCTCGCCTGCAAGCTGCCTGGGAGCCGGAGTGATTCGCTCCCTGGTTGACCGACACGTTCGCCAAGCCGCTCCACGATCTCGCAGACACCGTCTGCAAAATCCTCGCTAAATCATATGCCTGTAATTCATTTACCGCTATTCCAAGCATATGACTCATGAAGTCTCGTGATGGGCGTGGCAGGATAAAATTCCCATGCCTCGGGCTGCGCATACGGTTGTCGCGTCCTTCGCTTGCGCGAAGGCCGCGCCAATCCTCGTTCCTTTCCCCTCCATCCCGTTCCCGGGATTCCGAGGGCGCTCCGGATACCCCGGGGGGCCTCACGTGCCGCTCGGCGCCTGTCGCTACGCGCCAGGGGGAGGGGGGAGTCCGGTCTGCGCCCGGACAACGGAATGATCCTGAAGAAGTTCGTATTCGATTAATCGGGCGAAAAGGAAGCCGTAATGCGGCAGCCATCACCCGCAAACCCCGCTTCGCCCGCAATCGGCGGAACTAGAGGTGGCTTAAGATGTTCTTCAGCTGCCGCACATGACGCTTGCTATGCGCAGTCAGGAAGCGGATCCACTCCTGCGCCGTCAATTCCCCGAATCCGATGACTTCGAATTCCGGGCAAGTAAAGGATAGGTCATGCTCGTTCACGTAGGCGGCGATCCCGTCCGCCGCGTTCCGTAAGCCCTCCAATAATTCCCTTCCCGAAATCCTGCCCGTCGAAGGAACGATGAATTCCGGGGGTTGGTATTTCGTGGTGAAATCCAGGAATACGGAATCGATTTGCGAGGCCTTTTCGTCCGCCAGCCGCTGGGAGGGAATGGCCTGGACCTTTGGTAAATCGATCGCCCGGTAGGATTTCAGGAGATGCTCCCCTAACTGCCCCGCCGTCCAGCTTCCCGGAAAGGGGACCTGGTTTATCCGCGCATCGTCCAAAGGCTCCAGCAGGGAAAGCAGTTCATTCTTGATGGCCACGAGGTCCGAAAGCTCTTCTTGCTGGGTCATTTTTCCGCCCGCGCCTTCAACCGGCTATGGGTGAATTTCCAGATGAGCGGGAACCCGGCCTTGTGCTCCTCCTTCAGTAATCCCAGGGCGATGTGGTGGAATTTGATCAGGGTTTCGCCATCCACCTGGCTCAGCCGGTATTGGATATTCGAAACCGTGGGATAGGACATCATCAAGGGACCGGAGATTTCGAGCAAGGTCGAGCGCTTGATGGCTTGGACGTGGCCCCAGCAATGGCCATCGTTATTGCCGAGGTCCCGGTACCAACGTCCGCCGGGCCATGCTTCGAGTATCATGGGAAGCGGCTTGCCCGTTTCCAATTCCTGGTGCGGCCCGATTTCCTCGAGGATGGCCGCGAAGGTGGCGTCCAACGAGGCGCGCACGCGGATTTCCTCGGTGAAGCTCGTGGTCAGGTTTTCTACGGATTGTTCTTTCGTGATCATGTTTCCTCCTTGATGAAATCATTTTTCGGATCAGTGAAGACAGGCTCGCCTCAGGCTTGGCCTTTGCCTTCGGCGCGTTCCTTGATGCGCAGCAACTTATGATGCCAGTACCGCTGGAAACCGCCCGCCCAGTCATGAAGGGGACGGATGGCTTCGGCGTTGGTTCTGTAAAGCATTTGCCTCCCCTCGCGGCGGACCCGGACCAAATCCACGTCCCGCAGGACGCGCAAGTGTTTCGAAACGGAAGGCTGCTCCAGCCCCAACAGATCGACGATGTCCCCGACCGGCCGCTCTTGGCTGGCCAGGAGTTCGAGGATTTCCCTACGGCGGGATTCCGCGATGGCGTTGAAAATATCCGACGTGGTAGCTGCCCTGGACATAGGGGATAATATATATGCCGATATGGGAATATGTCAAGACCCAGTCTGGAGGGGGCATTGGGCTCCGCGCCTATCCCACTTGCGCCAAGCGGAGTCTTATAAAGGAATCTTGATGGCCCGGCTGATCCCGCCGACCTCGAACCGCAGGAAATAGATCCCGGGGGCGCGGGATCGATCCGACAAAGGCAATTCCCATTCTCCCGGCTGCCGGAACCCATCCGCAAGCAACCAGGCCTTCCCACGTAGGTCGCGCAATTCCAGCCGGATCCGGGCCGGGGCCTTCACCGAGATCAGGAGCGCGGGGCCGGAAGCGCCGCGAACCACCCGGATATCGCCGGGGCCGGAAAGCCCTTGCGGGCCCGGAAGCAACCGGGTGGGGATCAATTCGGCCAGGGGCCGGCTCCATACGCTTGCGCCGTAAGTGCCCGCATAGAGGGACTGGTCCATGATGGCCAGGGCGGTAACCCGGGTCGTGACGCCTAAGCCCTGGTTGACGGCCGTCCAATTCGCCCCTTGATCCGCGGAAACGAAAACGCCATCGGTGTCGCTGGCCGCGAAGAGGATCGCGCCGCTGGATGCTAAAGTGGTAAAGCGGCGGTGATTCCCGTCGACCAGGGTCCAGCTATCGCCGTGATCGGGGGAACGGTACACGCCGGTTTTGCCGGCGGCGTACAAGCCATCCCCGCTTTCCGCCAAGGCGAGGAATGGGCCGGGGGGATTCGCCTGCGGGGAAGTCAAATCCAAGCCGCCATCCTCGGAGCGATAGAATCCGCTCCGATCAGCCAAATACACGTACTTCCCTGCAAGCAGCAGATCGGCAGGATCATCCGAGGAGGCGAGGGTCCCGGCCAAGTTCTGCACGCAAGGCCAAGTGCTCCCGCCGTCCCTGGAGATCAATACGCAACCCCGGTCGCTCGCCACGATCCCCATCTCCGTGGCAATGGCGTCCTTCATGGGAGAAGAACCTTGCGTATAAATGGTCGTGTTCTGCTTCCAATCCGCGCCGCCGTCGTGGGAAATCCATAACCAATTATTCTGGGCGAAAGCGAAAATGGAATCGCCACGCACCGCCAGAGCCGAAACCGCGTCGGTGCGATCGTAGTCCGGGG
It encodes the following:
- a CDS encoding nucleotidyl transferase AbiEii/AbiGii toxin family protein, whose product is MSRALVELFHQAPIADSCTLRGGTALNKLIFKPAARYSEDIDLVQETAGPIGPILDAARDAISPWLGKPKVERLKRGTTVVWKFETTTQPVKMSRLKLEINTREHGWVGTSKKMSFKVENTWYTGEADVPTLDLEVLLATKLRALYQRRKGRDLFDLHVSVNRFPALDLRRVLSGFRTVMEKEGHPVSWREFEINLNDKVEYPGFKEDIQPLLAEGAFDPAPAWADLAPRLQAAWEPE
- a CDS encoding DinB family protein: MTQQEELSDLVAIKNELLSLLEPLDDARINQVPFPGSWTAGQLGEHLLKSYRAIDLPKVQAIPSQRLADEKASQIDSVFLDFTTKYQPPEFIVPSTGRISGRELLEGLRNAADGIAAYVNEHDLSFTCPEFEVIGFGELTAQEWIRFLTAHSKRHVRQLKNILSHL
- a CDS encoding winged helix-turn-helix transcriptional regulator encodes the protein MSRAATTSDIFNAIAESRRREILELLASQERPVGDIVDLLGLEQPSVSKHLRVLRDVDLVRVRREGRQMLYRTNAEAIRPLHDWAGGFQRYWHHKLLRIKERAEGKGQA
- a CDS encoding SRPBCC domain-containing protein codes for the protein MITKEQSVENLTTSFTEEIRVRASLDATFAAILEEIGPHQELETGKPLPMILEAWPGGRWYRDLGNNDGHCWGHVQAIKRSTLLEISGPLMMSYPTVSNIQYRLSQVDGETLIKFHHIALGLLKEEHKAGFPLIWKFTHSRLKARAEK